A window of Mesotoga sp. BH458_6_3_2_1 contains these coding sequences:
- a CDS encoding plasmid pRiA4b ORF-3 family protein, whose product FRDLVLILSAGDGGPLTDDLVLQSEASSQTQSIFSLFNTVFSVMLSPEWAEHYNRLFEHKRGAEVKKGCKLIYQFKIILLDITPLIWRRIQVPDIYTFWDLHVAIQDAMGWSDYHLHEFQVVDPKSDELVYIGLPIEDTFKEVHDSRELRISDYLSINNRKASYLYDFGDNWIHDILLEDVLGRDLSVKYPRCIAGERACPPEDVGGTMGYRDLVEAMKNKNRPDREDLIDWLGKEYDPESFDRMQIHFDDPDERLKNTY is encoded by the coding sequence TTTCGGGATCTGGTTTTGATCCTCTCGGCGGGGGACGGTGGACCGTTGACCGATGACCTTGTTCTTCAAAGCGAAGCTTCGTCTCAAACTCAAAGCATCTTCTCGCTCTTCAATACGGTCTTCTCGGTTATGTTGTCCCCTGAATGGGCAGAGCACTATAATAGGTTATTCGAACATAAGCGAGGTGCAGAGGTGAAGAAGGGATGCAAGCTGATCTATCAGTTCAAGATAATTCTTCTAGACATCACACCGTTAATCTGGAGAAGAATACAGGTTCCGGATATCTACACCTTCTGGGATCTTCACGTCGCTATTCAGGATGCCATGGGCTGGTCTGACTATCATCTCCACGAATTCCAGGTCGTTGATCCGAAGAGTGACGAGCTCGTTTATATAGGGCTTCCGATTGAAGACACCTTCAAGGAAGTTCACGATTCCAGAGAACTGCGCATTTCCGATTATCTTTCAATCAATAATCGGAAGGCCTCTTACCTCTATGACTTCGGCGACAACTGGATCCACGATATTCTTCTCGAAGATGTTCTCGGTAGAGACTTGAGTGTCAAGTATCCAAGGTGTATCGCCGGTGAACGAGCCTGTCCGCCTGAAGATGTAGGAGGAACAATGGGTTATCGGGATCTTGTTGAGGCAATGAAAAATAAGAACCGCCCCGATCGAGAAGATCTGATCGACTGGCTGGGAAAAGAATACGATC